From Aquisalimonas asiatica, the proteins below share one genomic window:
- a CDS encoding NarK family nitrate/nitrite MFS transporter, with translation MSATNATSQPLDQRVIHGWNPEDTQQWEREGKRIANRNLWISIPCLLLAFAVWMVWSVVVVNLPRVGFDYTTQQLFWLSSLPGLSGATLRIFYSFMVPIFGGRRWTAISTASLLIPAVGIGFAAQNPDTPFWIMALLAILCGFGGGNFASSMSNIAFFYPKAEKGTALGLNAGLGNLGVSTVQFVVPLVITMGVFGFLGGQPLTTEDGEQLWLQNAGFVWVPFLVIATVAAWFGMNDLANAKASFKEQSIIFQRKHNWIMCWLYLGTFGSFIGYSAGFPMLINSQFEGVDGTQFAFLGPLVGALIRPLGGWLSDKLGGAIVTFWNFVIMALAVFGVIWFLPAGVGDGSFWGFFAMFMLLFLTTGIGNGSTFRMIPVIFMTEHQRAAAGKGEAAEQQAVIDANKEGAAVLGFSSALAAYGAFFIPQSYGVSIALTGGVQGALWAFIVFYVTCIAITWWYYARPNAEVPC, from the coding sequence ATGAGCGCAACCAACGCAACATCGCAGCCACTGGATCAACGCGTGATCCACGGCTGGAACCCGGAGGACACGCAGCAGTGGGAGCGGGAGGGCAAGCGCATTGCCAACCGCAACCTCTGGATCTCCATCCCCTGCCTGCTGCTGGCCTTCGCCGTGTGGATGGTCTGGAGTGTGGTGGTGGTGAACCTGCCGCGGGTGGGTTTCGACTACACCACCCAGCAGCTGTTCTGGCTGTCGTCGCTGCCGGGGCTGTCCGGGGCCACGCTGCGCATCTTCTACTCCTTCATGGTGCCGATCTTCGGCGGGCGCCGCTGGACGGCCATCAGCACCGCGTCGCTGCTGATCCCGGCCGTGGGTATCGGTTTTGCCGCCCAGAATCCGGACACCCCGTTCTGGATCATGGCGCTGCTGGCCATACTCTGCGGCTTCGGCGGCGGCAATTTCGCCTCCAGCATGTCCAACATCGCGTTCTTCTACCCGAAGGCGGAGAAGGGCACGGCGCTGGGGCTGAATGCCGGTCTCGGCAACCTGGGTGTGAGCACCGTGCAGTTCGTGGTGCCGTTGGTGATCACCATGGGCGTGTTCGGTTTCCTGGGTGGCCAGCCGCTCACCACGGAAGACGGTGAACAGCTCTGGCTGCAGAACGCCGGCTTCGTCTGGGTGCCGTTCCTGGTTATCGCCACGGTGGCTGCCTGGTTCGGCATGAACGACCTGGCCAACGCCAAGGCGTCGTTCAAGGAGCAGTCGATCATCTTCCAGCGCAAGCACAACTGGATCATGTGCTGGCTGTACCTGGGCACCTTCGGCTCGTTCATCGGCTATTCCGCCGGCTTTCCCATGCTCATCAACAGCCAGTTCGAGGGCGTGGACGGCACCCAGTTCGCTTTCCTCGGCCCACTGGTGGGTGCGCTGATCCGGCCCCTGGGAGGGTGGCTGTCCGACAAGCTGGGCGGCGCCATCGTCACCTTCTGGAACTTCGTCATCATGGCCCTCGCCGTGTTCGGGGTGATCTGGTTCCTGCCCGCCGGGGTCGGCGACGGCAGCTTCTGGGGCTTCTTCGCCATGTTCATGCTGCTGTTCCTGACCACCGGCATCGGCAACGGCTCCACCTTCCGGATGATCCCGGTGATCTTCATGACGGAGCACCAGCGTGCCGCCGCCGGAAAGGGTGAGGCCGCCGAGCAGCAGGCCGTCATCGACGCCAACAAGGAAGGCGCCGCGGTACTTGGCTTCAGCTCGGCGCTCGCCGCCTACGGTGCCTTTTTCATTCCCCAGAGCTACGGCGTGTCCATTGCCCTCACGGGCGGCGTCCAGGGCGCGCTCTGGGCGTTCATCGTTTTCTACGTCACCTGCATTGCCATTACCTGGTGGTACTACGCCCGCCCGAATGCGGAAGTGCCCTGCTAA